From the genome of Amycolatopsis sp. NBC_01488, one region includes:
- a CDS encoding SRPBCC family protein, whose amino-acid sequence MGKVTATAERTIDAPADKVRALVADYAETRPKLLTEHYRDYEVTEGGVGAGTKAGWKLQATSKRVRDVKATVTEPRPGTLVETDANSSMVTTWTVTEAGEKSVVRIETSWEGAGGIGGFFEKTFAPGGLKKIYDGVLGKLGEIV is encoded by the coding sequence ATGGGAAAGGTCACGGCCACCGCGGAGCGCACCATCGACGCCCCGGCCGACAAGGTCCGCGCGCTCGTCGCCGACTACGCCGAAACGCGCCCGAAGCTGCTCACCGAGCACTACCGCGACTACGAGGTGACCGAGGGCGGCGTCGGCGCCGGGACCAAGGCCGGCTGGAAGCTGCAGGCGACGTCCAAGCGCGTCCGCGACGTCAAGGCCACGGTCACCGAGCCTCGGCCCGGAACGCTGGTCGAGACCGACGCGAACTCCAGCATGGTCACCACGTGGACGGTCACCGAGGCCGGAGAGAAGAGCGTCGTCCGGATCGAGACGTCGTGGGAGGGCGCCGGTGGCATCGGCGGCTTCTTCGAGAAGACCTTCGCGCCGGGCGGGCTCAAGAAGATCTACGACGGCGTGTTAGGGAAGCTTGGCGAGATAGTGTGA
- a CDS encoding MarR family transcriptional regulator, translating to MRPTSEAVGRRRATVALKESLRDLRNQLSLLNHQVSAHLALNDVDLDCLELIARHGPVSPSALARRAGLHPATMTGILDRLQKGGWIVRERDPDAADRRAVEVRAVRGRNAELFRLYAGMNTAMDDLCAGYSEEELALIAGFLRRATSAGNAATGDLANS from the coding sequence ATGAGGCCCACCTCGGAGGCCGTCGGCCGGCGGCGCGCGACCGTGGCGCTCAAGGAGTCGCTGCGGGACCTGCGCAACCAGCTTTCCCTGCTGAACCACCAGGTCAGCGCCCACCTCGCGCTCAACGACGTCGACCTGGACTGCCTCGAGCTGATCGCCCGGCACGGGCCGGTGAGCCCGAGCGCGCTGGCCCGCCGCGCCGGGCTGCACCCGGCGACGATGACGGGGATCCTCGACCGCCTCCAGAAGGGCGGCTGGATCGTCCGCGAACGCGACCCCGACGCCGCCGACCGCCGCGCGGTCGAGGTGCGCGCGGTCCGCGGCCGCAACGCCGAGCTGTTCCGGCTGTACGCGGGGATGAACACGGCGATGGACGACCTCTGCGCCGGCTACAGCGAGGAGGAGCTGGCGCTGATCGCCGGTTTCCTTCGCCGCGCGACGTCGGCGGGCAACGCGGCGACGGGTGATCTGGCCAACAGCTGA
- a CDS encoding class I SAM-dependent methyltransferase — MWQSGDAYEAYIGRWSRRIAETFVRQLDVPAARRWLDVGCGTGALTSAVLTAADPAEVVGVDPSEGFLKTARAGVTDRRASFSVADARDLPFPDDRFDVVVSGLVLNFVPDPAAAAAEIARVTAPGGLAAAYLWDLAEGMELIRLFWDTATELDPGVAELHEGRQFPLCRPEPFGRLWTEAGLQAVSVGEIKIPTVFRDFDDYWTPFLGAQGPAPAYLATLREARRAQIRELLRSRLPTNPDGSIPLSARAWVVRGTA; from the coding sequence ATGTGGCAGTCGGGTGACGCTTACGAGGCCTACATCGGACGGTGGAGCCGCCGGATCGCGGAGACGTTCGTGCGGCAGCTCGACGTCCCGGCGGCCCGCCGCTGGCTCGACGTCGGCTGCGGCACCGGCGCGCTGACGTCGGCGGTGCTGACCGCGGCCGATCCCGCCGAGGTCGTCGGCGTCGACCCGTCCGAAGGGTTCCTGAAGACGGCGCGCGCCGGCGTGACCGATCGGCGGGCGTCGTTCTCGGTCGCCGACGCCCGCGACCTCCCCTTCCCGGACGATCGGTTCGACGTCGTGGTGTCGGGGCTGGTGCTGAACTTCGTCCCCGACCCGGCGGCGGCCGCCGCGGAGATCGCCCGCGTGACGGCCCCGGGCGGCCTGGCTGCGGCGTACCTGTGGGACCTCGCGGAGGGCATGGAGCTGATCCGGCTGTTCTGGGACACCGCGACCGAGCTGGACCCGGGGGTCGCGGAGCTGCACGAAGGCCGCCAGTTCCCGCTGTGCCGTCCGGAGCCCTTCGGCCGGTTGTGGACCGAAGCGGGCCTGCAGGCGGTTTCGGTGGGGGAAATCAAGATCCCGACCGTGTTCCGCGACTTCGACGACTACTGGACGCCGTTCCTCGGCGCCCAAGGCCCGGCCCCGGCGTACCTCGCGACGCTCCGCGAGGCCCGCCGGGCCCAGATCCGTGAACTCCTGCGCAGCCGCCTGCCGACGAACCCGGACGGCTCGATCCCGCTTTCGGCCCGCGCCTGGGTCGTGCGTGGGACGGCTTAG
- a CDS encoding ABC transporter substrate-binding protein has translation MRWFRNASVVAVALAATLGLAACGGSGSGDKPAAQSKGGAPIVVASFNFTDSQILAEIYAQALEGKGYPVTRKLNLGSRELIYPSLKSGELQFIPEYQGAAITTGFGKEAGKTAQEEHDQLAKLFEPSGVSLLNYAAAEDKNTYIIKSDLAKSKGIASISDLKKLDKVVMAGPPECEKRLPCFKGFTDVYKLTNATFQTIQEAGPRVEQLKSGAVTVIPVDSVSPLTGDSNYTVLKDDLNIVPTENVVPAVNKKVLDERGADFANAVNAVSAKLTTDVMRDLNKRVDSDGEKAADVAKDWLSQAGL, from the coding sequence GTGCGCTGGTTCCGGAACGCGTCCGTGGTGGCGGTGGCCCTCGCGGCGACGCTCGGCTTGGCCGCCTGCGGTGGCAGCGGCAGCGGTGACAAGCCCGCCGCGCAGAGCAAGGGTGGCGCGCCGATCGTCGTCGCGTCCTTCAACTTCACCGACAGCCAGATCCTCGCCGAGATCTACGCGCAGGCGCTGGAGGGCAAGGGCTACCCGGTGACGCGCAAGCTGAACCTGGGGTCGCGGGAGCTGATCTACCCGTCGCTCAAGTCCGGTGAGCTGCAGTTCATCCCGGAGTACCAGGGCGCGGCGATCACCACCGGCTTCGGCAAGGAAGCGGGCAAGACCGCGCAGGAGGAGCACGACCAGCTGGCCAAGCTGTTCGAGCCCAGCGGCGTCTCGTTGCTGAACTACGCCGCGGCCGAAGACAAGAACACCTACATCATCAAGTCGGACCTGGCGAAGTCCAAGGGCATCGCGTCGATCAGCGACCTGAAGAAGCTCGACAAGGTCGTCATGGCAGGGCCGCCGGAGTGCGAGAAGCGCCTTCCGTGCTTCAAGGGCTTCACCGACGTCTACAAGCTGACGAACGCGACCTTCCAGACCATCCAGGAAGCCGGGCCGCGGGTCGAGCAGCTGAAGTCGGGTGCCGTCACGGTGATCCCGGTCGACTCGGTCAGCCCGCTGACCGGCGACTCGAACTACACCGTGCTCAAGGACGACCTGAACATCGTCCCGACCGAGAACGTCGTGCCGGCGGTGAACAAGAAGGTGCTCGACGAGCGCGGCGCCGACTTCGCGAACGCGGTCAACGCGGTGAGCGCGAAGCTGACGACCGACGTGATGCGCGACCTGAACAAGCGCGTCGACTCGGACGGTGAGAAGGCGGCCGACGTCGCGAAGGACTGGCTGTCGCAGGCGGGTCTCTAA
- a CDS encoding ABC transporter permease — translation MHVTAVTPLAADSGPPIFQWKWVDRNADDIVQRLGEHISLTAAALGVGLVVSIALAVFSLRFRWSYGFILSAAGALYVIPSLGAFALLVPFFGLTFLTAMIPLATYTLLILVRNIVTGVDQVPNEVREAAIGMGYTRGKLLWQIELPLALPVVIAGLRVAAVTTIGLVTVTSMLGLGGLGYFIRAGIQTATPNPTEILVGVVLSVVLAVVVDLVLWLSERLLAPWSRKVRTR, via the coding sequence GTGCACGTGACCGCGGTGACGCCGCTGGCCGCCGACAGCGGGCCCCCGATCTTCCAGTGGAAGTGGGTGGACCGCAACGCGGACGACATCGTCCAGCGGCTCGGCGAACACATCTCGCTGACCGCCGCCGCGCTCGGCGTCGGGCTGGTCGTCTCGATCGCACTCGCCGTGTTCTCGCTGCGGTTCCGCTGGTCGTACGGTTTCATCCTCAGCGCGGCCGGCGCGCTCTACGTGATCCCGAGCCTCGGCGCGTTCGCCCTGCTGGTGCCGTTCTTCGGGCTGACGTTCCTCACCGCGATGATCCCGCTCGCGACGTACACGCTGCTGATCCTGGTCCGCAACATCGTCACGGGCGTCGACCAGGTGCCGAACGAGGTCCGCGAAGCCGCGATCGGCATGGGCTACACGCGCGGCAAGCTGCTCTGGCAGATCGAGCTGCCGCTCGCGCTGCCGGTGGTGATCGCCGGGCTGCGCGTCGCCGCGGTGACGACGATCGGCCTGGTCACGGTGACGTCGATGCTCGGCCTCGGCGGCCTCGGCTACTTCATCCGCGCGGGCATCCAGACGGCGACGCCCAACCCGACCGAGATCCTCGTCGGCGTGGTGCTGTCGGTGGTCCTGGCGGTGGTCGTGGACCTGGTGCTGTGGCTCAGCGAGCGCCTGCTGGCGCCGTGGTCGCGGAAGGTGCGGACGCGATGA
- a CDS encoding ABC transporter permease, giving the protein MSFFDQLNAWLADPNRWSWTDKAGIPYRTLEHLRFSLLALVIAAVLTIPAALWLAHYRRGAFLASSAVNIGRAIPSFGLIILFWFLASRWELDTTFWPLLLALVALAMPPLFTNTYAGVVSLEQETVDAARGTGYREGQIMLRLELPLASPVILAGARVSFLQLIATVAIGAIVNDGGGLGRYIVDGFALGASGYGEIFAGGLAAVVLALVCDGLFALITRLATPRGLALQNARRES; this is encoded by the coding sequence ATGAGCTTCTTCGACCAGCTGAACGCGTGGCTCGCGGACCCGAACCGCTGGAGCTGGACCGACAAGGCCGGCATCCCGTACCGGACGCTGGAGCACCTGCGGTTTTCCCTGCTGGCGCTGGTGATCGCGGCCGTGCTGACGATCCCGGCCGCGTTGTGGCTCGCCCACTACCGGCGCGGCGCGTTCCTCGCGAGCAGCGCGGTGAACATCGGCCGCGCGATCCCCAGCTTCGGCCTGATCATCCTGTTCTGGTTCCTGGCGAGCCGCTGGGAGCTGGACACGACGTTCTGGCCGTTGCTGCTGGCCCTCGTCGCGCTGGCGATGCCGCCGCTGTTCACCAACACGTACGCGGGCGTGGTGTCACTGGAGCAGGAGACGGTCGACGCGGCCCGCGGAACGGGCTATCGCGAGGGGCAGATCATGCTCCGGCTCGAACTCCCGCTGGCGTCCCCGGTGATCCTCGCGGGCGCTCGGGTGTCGTTCCTCCAGCTGATCGCCACGGTCGCGATCGGCGCGATCGTCAACGACGGCGGCGGCCTCGGCCGCTACATCGTCGACGGCTTCGCGCTCGGCGCGTCGGGCTACGGTGAGATCTTCGCGGGCGGCCTGGCCGCGGTGGTACTGGCGTTGGTGTGCGACGGACTGTTCGCCCTGATCACCCGTTTGGCCACACCTCGAGGTCTGGCCCTGCAGAACGCCCGCCGCGAGTCGTAG
- a CDS encoding helix-turn-helix domain-containing protein yields MDRPKPNARKRLLANKLRRLREDAGLTQVEAGEPMRFNKNKMSRIELGHLPDYNGFLALLDRYGVIVSDYDDWVRQYDRAWEKGWWHAYGLNDMGYVPLEADADEVREYQLGFVPGLLQTEAGMRAAFAGARDPLSGRRLETEIAVRLRRQARLTEDPPLKYHAIIDESVLRRPDLLPDDQCAQLEHIVERAGLPNVTVQVVPINHGIHSGRNGSFIVLSYPRLAEPDIAYIEHGFGSLQLEKAKDVSTARLAFRHLADLAYDEPDSIRLIRQVIAES; encoded by the coding sequence ATGGACCGGCCGAAGCCCAACGCCCGCAAGCGCCTGCTCGCGAACAAGCTCAGACGACTGCGTGAGGACGCGGGACTCACCCAGGTCGAAGCCGGCGAGCCCATGCGGTTCAACAAGAACAAGATGAGCCGCATCGAGCTGGGTCACTTGCCGGACTACAACGGCTTCCTGGCCCTGCTCGACCGCTACGGCGTGATCGTGTCGGACTACGACGACTGGGTCCGCCAGTACGACCGCGCCTGGGAGAAGGGTTGGTGGCACGCCTACGGCCTCAACGACATGGGCTATGTCCCTTTGGAGGCCGACGCCGACGAGGTCCGCGAGTACCAGCTTGGCTTCGTACCCGGGCTGCTGCAGACCGAAGCCGGGATGCGCGCCGCGTTCGCCGGTGCGCGGGACCCGTTGTCTGGCCGCCGGTTGGAGACCGAGATCGCGGTCCGCCTGCGTCGCCAGGCCAGGCTGACCGAGGACCCGCCGCTGAAGTACCACGCCATCATCGACGAATCCGTCCTCCGGCGCCCCGATCTCCTTCCGGACGACCAGTGCGCGCAGCTCGAGCACATCGTCGAGCGTGCGGGACTGCCCAACGTCACGGTGCAGGTCGTGCCCATCAACCACGGCATCCACTCCGGGCGGAACGGCAGCTTCATTGTCCTCAGCTATCCGCGCCTCGCCGAACCGGACATCGCCTACATCGAGCACGGCTTCGGCTCGCTCCAACTCGAGAAAGCCAAGGACGTCAGCACTGCTAGGCTGGCTTTCCGCCACCTCGCCGATCTCGCGTACGACGAACCGGACTCGATCCGGCTGATCCGGCAGGTGATCGCCGAGTCCTGA
- a CDS encoding DUF397 domain-containing protein produces MSDLCWRKSSYSSGEGSQGACVEVAFTPGSIAVRDSKAPASGTLTVSRETWRHISEVTR; encoded by the coding sequence GTGTCCGACCTCTGCTGGCGCAAGAGCAGCTACAGTTCCGGCGAGGGCTCGCAGGGCGCCTGCGTCGAAGTCGCCTTCACTCCCGGTTCGATCGCGGTGCGGGACTCGAAGGCCCCGGCGTCCGGCACGCTGACCGTGTCACGCGAAACCTGGCGCCACATCAGCGAAGTCACCCGCTAG
- a CDS encoding GNAT family N-acetyltransferase — protein sequence MPVTRRSYTGPGDLRAMQGLAQRIWSKSSSVHVGDLAWQRFQHVGREAEWPTVLWEAGGEVVAWGWVSLPGELGLLVDPARPGLASEVLGWFEDTASAAELTVTVLDAEKHVIAALERSGYALQERSAFQSYMSRLLVDLPEPVVPGGFTVRPVGPDDLERCVAVHRAVWHPSRVTGPSYRNVMAAWPYHARLDWAAEAPDGRFGAQCLIWLDEHNAVAELEPVGTLPEFRRTGLARAVCLAALRAAHRAGAREAVVYPVIGHPKSAGALPLYRAMGFRPYARTLTFTRTRRRIPPSPGPASPEGAHSRT from the coding sequence ATGCCCGTCACGCGTCGCAGCTACACCGGACCCGGCGACCTCCGGGCGATGCAAGGCCTGGCCCAGCGGATCTGGTCGAAGTCGAGTTCGGTGCACGTCGGTGACCTCGCTTGGCAGCGGTTCCAGCACGTCGGCCGGGAAGCCGAATGGCCAACCGTGCTGTGGGAAGCGGGTGGCGAAGTCGTCGCGTGGGGCTGGGTTTCGCTACCCGGTGAACTCGGGCTGCTGGTCGATCCGGCGCGCCCCGGGCTCGCGTCCGAGGTGCTCGGCTGGTTCGAAGACACCGCCTCCGCTGCCGAGCTCACTGTCACCGTGCTCGACGCCGAGAAGCATGTCATCGCCGCATTGGAGCGAAGCGGTTACGCGCTCCAGGAGCGTTCTGCTTTCCAGTCGTATATGTCTCGCCTCCTCGTGGATCTCCCCGAGCCCGTGGTGCCCGGCGGCTTCACCGTCCGGCCGGTCGGCCCGGACGATCTCGAACGATGTGTGGCCGTGCATCGTGCGGTCTGGCACCCGTCGCGGGTGACCGGACCGAGCTACCGGAACGTCATGGCGGCCTGGCCGTACCACGCCCGCCTCGACTGGGCCGCGGAAGCACCGGACGGCCGCTTCGGCGCCCAATGCCTGATCTGGCTCGACGAGCACAATGCCGTCGCCGAGCTGGAGCCCGTCGGAACCTTGCCGGAGTTCCGTCGCACGGGCCTGGCCCGGGCGGTGTGCCTCGCCGCGCTGCGCGCGGCACACCGCGCCGGCGCTCGCGAAGCCGTCGTGTACCCGGTGATCGGTCATCCGAAATCCGCTGGTGCCCTCCCGCTGTATCGAGCCATGGGCTTCCGTCCCTATGCACGCACCCTCACCTTCACGCGGACCCGCCGTCGTATCCCTCCTTCCCCGGGGCCTGCGTCCCCGGAGGGCGCACACTCACGAACATAG
- a CDS encoding aromatic amino acid lyase: protein MIIDGSEFADGERLVLDKPLVETLRERRNALLTALGGDAPVYGVNTGMGRLAGIALDARQQAEHQRNLLIGRAVGGPPWLPPEDVRALLVVRLRDFLQPWSGVSPELVQFLVDRLNDGFTPAVPRGGLGSSGEIIPLAHAFQTFLGIGTVLEDGVEVAASEALARRGVAPYVLGPKEGASLLQGSPIAVMHAQRGRTEAQQLVDLQTLTEAMAIDVLGAPREVLSPVMAGGDDHLRNLLLSLTGLVGPGPVRPGVVQAPLSVRVAPRALAHASRVTAELGETRRRWETMPGDSPSFVDGAFIPGTAYHAVDLGLRMDAVTAALVHLGEISVQRTHRLLDERFSGLPAQLTADPGPRAGLVPLHKRAVGELHALRRLATPATLGSLDTSAGQEDVQAFAWAAGEQLRAAATHLFAITACELITGSQARYLAVDGAPGLDAAYEWVRAVVPPVDEDRPLGPEVSRLISACRAACFTDLATLT, encoded by the coding sequence ATGATCATCGACGGAAGCGAGTTCGCCGACGGTGAACGGTTGGTTCTGGACAAACCGCTGGTGGAGACGCTGCGGGAGCGCCGGAACGCGCTCTTGACGGCGCTCGGCGGGGACGCCCCGGTCTACGGCGTCAACACCGGCATGGGCCGCCTCGCGGGGATCGCCCTCGACGCGCGGCAGCAGGCGGAACACCAGCGCAACCTGCTGATCGGCCGTGCGGTCGGCGGCCCGCCGTGGCTCCCGCCGGAGGACGTCCGCGCGCTGCTCGTCGTGCGGCTGCGCGACTTCCTGCAGCCGTGGTCCGGCGTGAGTCCGGAACTGGTGCAGTTCCTCGTGGACCGCCTGAACGACGGCTTCACGCCCGCGGTGCCGCGTGGCGGCCTCGGCAGCTCGGGCGAGATCATCCCGCTGGCGCACGCGTTCCAGACGTTCCTCGGCATCGGCACCGTCCTCGAAGACGGCGTCGAAGTCGCGGCTTCGGAAGCGCTCGCTCGCCGAGGCGTCGCGCCTTACGTGCTGGGGCCGAAGGAAGGTGCGTCGCTGCTTCAGGGCTCGCCGATCGCCGTGATGCACGCGCAGCGTGGCCGGACCGAAGCGCAGCAGCTCGTCGACCTGCAGACGCTCACCGAGGCGATGGCGATCGACGTCCTCGGCGCGCCGCGTGAGGTCCTCTCGCCGGTCATGGCGGGCGGCGACGACCACCTGCGGAACCTGCTGCTTTCGCTGACCGGCCTGGTGGGTCCGGGGCCGGTGCGGCCGGGTGTCGTGCAGGCGCCGCTCTCGGTGCGGGTCGCGCCACGGGCGCTGGCGCACGCTTCCCGCGTCACCGCCGAACTCGGCGAGACCCGGCGCCGATGGGAGACGATGCCCGGCGACTCACCTTCGTTCGTCGACGGGGCGTTCATCCCGGGGACGGCGTACCACGCGGTGGACCTCGGCCTGCGGATGGACGCGGTGACGGCGGCACTGGTGCACCTCGGTGAGATTTCGGTGCAGCGAACGCACCGCCTGCTCGACGAGCGCTTCAGCGGGCTCCCGGCCCAGCTCACGGCCGATCCGGGGCCGCGGGCCGGGCTGGTTCCGCTGCACAAGAGAGCGGTCGGCGAGCTGCACGCGTTGCGCCGGCTCGCCACGCCCGCGACGCTCGGTTCTCTTGATACCTCGGCAGGTCAGGAAGATGTGCAAGCGTTTGCGTGGGCGGCGGGCGAGCAGTTGCGCGCGGCGGCTACGCATCTCTTCGCGATCACGGCCTGCGAGCTGATCACCGGGTCCCAGGCGCGGTACCTGGCCGTCGATGGCGCTCCGGGCCTTGATGCGGCTTACGAGTGGGTGCGGGCGGTGGTGCCACCGGTCGACGAGGATCGTCCGCTGGGCCCGGAGGTCTCGCGGTTGATCTCTGCTTGTCGTGCGGCTTGCTTCACCGACTTGGCCACGCTGACCTGA
- a CDS encoding ornithine cyclodeaminase family protein — protein sequence MTSVWLRYLTGADIDSLGVTDADIVGAVEDVLADHGRGQVVFEPRTHLVPDNGGKGHFNILRGHLSAKQVSGVKVVGDFVGNFERGLPSEMALILLLDPDTGMPRAIVDGTMITEARTGAMTAVGAKYLARPDSRVLGHIGARGTAWWNVVLLDSLFDFAEIRVTSKRPESREDFGRRLSEKLGKDVRVCATAEETLDGADIQVEASRLVEPEPLVRREFLRPGTFLVPYGTISALELTLLDDVDKVVVDDWRESQSGNPRFGALRPQLNAGLLTADGVHAEIGDVVAGKKPGREHDAERILFWHRGLSTTDVAVANMILARAEASGVGTMLPYR from the coding sequence GTGACGTCCGTCTGGCTCCGGTACCTCACCGGCGCCGACATCGACTCGCTCGGCGTCACGGACGCGGACATCGTCGGCGCGGTCGAGGACGTGCTCGCCGACCACGGCCGTGGTCAGGTCGTGTTCGAGCCGCGTACGCACCTCGTGCCGGACAACGGCGGCAAGGGCCACTTCAACATCCTCCGCGGCCACCTGTCCGCGAAGCAGGTCAGTGGCGTCAAGGTCGTCGGTGACTTCGTGGGGAACTTCGAACGGGGCCTCCCTTCGGAAATGGCGTTGATCCTGCTGCTCGACCCGGACACCGGCATGCCGCGAGCCATCGTCGACGGCACGATGATCACCGAGGCCCGCACCGGCGCGATGACCGCCGTCGGCGCGAAGTACCTGGCGCGTCCGGACTCCCGGGTGCTCGGGCACATCGGTGCTCGCGGCACCGCCTGGTGGAACGTCGTCCTCCTCGACTCGTTGTTCGACTTCGCCGAGATCCGCGTGACCAGCAAGCGCCCGGAGTCCCGCGAGGACTTCGGCCGCCGGCTGTCCGAGAAGCTCGGCAAGGACGTCCGCGTCTGCGCCACGGCCGAGGAGACCCTGGACGGCGCGGACATCCAGGTCGAGGCCTCCCGGCTGGTCGAACCCGAGCCGCTGGTGCGGCGCGAGTTCCTCCGGCCGGGCACCTTCCTGGTGCCCTACGGCACGATCAGCGCCCTCGAGCTCACGCTGCTCGACGACGTCGACAAGGTCGTCGTCGACGACTGGCGCGAATCGCAGTCCGGCAACCCGCGGTTCGGCGCCCTGCGCCCGCAGCTCAACGCCGGCCTCCTCACCGCGGACGGGGTCCACGCCGAGATCGGCGACGTCGTGGCCGGGAAGAAGCCGGGCCGCGAGCACGACGCCGAGCGGATCCTGTTCTGGCACCGCGGACTGTCCACAACGGACGTCGCGGTGGCGAACATGATCCTGGCCCGTGCCGAGGCTTCCGGCGTCGGCACCATGCTGCCGTACCGATGA
- a CDS encoding YbaK/EbsC family protein codes for MTWTIAGSLTAVPAPTRTDLLADPVAKALAALADPDAVGVAEIDPSLADTAAFCETYGSPLDASANCVVVAGKRAGEVRFAAALVLVTTRADVNGVIKRRLDVRKASFAPMDEAVSLTGMEYGGITPVGLPADWPILIDRRVADAPELVIGSGIRGSKLLISGTALASLPGAEVIEDLAK; via the coding sequence GTGACCTGGACGATTGCCGGGAGCCTCACCGCGGTTCCCGCCCCCACGCGTACCGACCTGCTCGCCGATCCCGTCGCCAAGGCCCTGGCCGCGCTCGCCGACCCGGATGCCGTCGGCGTCGCGGAGATCGACCCGTCGCTGGCCGACACCGCCGCCTTCTGCGAGACGTACGGTTCGCCGCTCGACGCGTCCGCGAACTGCGTCGTCGTCGCCGGCAAGCGCGCGGGCGAAGTCCGCTTCGCGGCCGCGCTCGTGCTCGTGACCACCCGCGCCGACGTCAACGGCGTGATCAAGCGCCGTCTCGACGTCCGCAAGGCGTCGTTCGCGCCGATGGACGAAGCCGTCTCCCTGACCGGGATGGAGTACGGCGGCATCACGCCCGTCGGCCTGCCCGCCGACTGGCCGATCCTGATCGACCGGCGCGTCGCCGACGCTCCCGAGCTGGTCATCGGCAGCGGGATCCGCGGCAGCAAGCTGCTGATCTCCGGCACCGCGCTGGCCTCGCTGCCCGGCGCCGAGGTCATCGAGGACCTCGCCAAGTGA
- a CDS encoding DUF2516 family protein yields MLVAIWILEVVHWGSALVGLFAFVHALLQRADAYSAADRKTKPVWMLITGGATLAMALFSVMGPGMIFWVPAMAAALVYIVDVRPKLIEVQRGGSNW; encoded by the coding sequence GTGCTGGTTGCCATCTGGATCCTCGAAGTAGTCCACTGGGGCAGCGCGCTGGTCGGGCTCTTCGCCTTCGTGCACGCGCTGCTTCAGCGTGCCGACGCCTATTCCGCGGCGGACCGCAAGACCAAGCCCGTCTGGATGCTGATCACCGGCGGCGCGACGCTCGCGATGGCGCTGTTCAGCGTGATGGGCCCGGGGATGATCTTCTGGGTGCCGGCCATGGCCGCGGCCCTGGTCTACATCGTGGACGTCCGCCCCAAGCTGATCGAGGTCCAGCGCGGCGGCTCGAACTGGTAG
- a CDS encoding helix-turn-helix domain-containing protein, translating into MEKVADIASDIGEYIRQQRNTAKISLRQLSKLAGVSNPYLSQIERGVRKPSAEILQQIAKGLRISAEALYVQAGILDLPTGGPVGDAIRADAELTERQKQVLLDVYESFRRENAAARPAAESSPTTDTTHTPDRTPAADTKESA; encoded by the coding sequence ATGGAGAAGGTCGCGGACATCGCTTCCGACATCGGCGAGTACATCCGCCAGCAGCGCAACACCGCGAAGATCTCGTTGCGCCAGCTGTCGAAGCTCGCCGGCGTGTCCAATCCGTACCTGAGCCAGATCGAGCGCGGGGTGCGCAAGCCCAGCGCGGAGATCCTGCAGCAGATCGCCAAGGGCCTGCGCATATCGGCGGAAGCGCTGTACGTGCAGGCCGGGATCCTCGACCTGCCGACGGGCGGTCCGGTGGGCGACGCGATCCGCGCCGACGCCGAGCTGACCGAACGGCAGAAGCAGGTCCTGCTCGACGTCTACGAGTCCTTCCGCCGGGAGAACGCCGCGGCACGGCCGGCCGCCGAGTCCTCTCCCACCACAGACACCACACACACCCCAGACCGCACTCCAGCCGCAGACACGAAGGAGTCAGCATGA
- a CDS encoding AAA family ATPase encodes MGLDLRICPACGDRADRPVVAESGLTCRECGHEWPFRKLPLFALTGPSGAGKSTLGPLLAARFDGDVVVLEQDILWTGALRDDVTAFRAVWLRMAAMLHQNGRPVVLCGTVVPPEFEPLPERAFFSEIHYLALVGTPESLTRRLRARPAWREWDEPRIAEMLEFTGWLRKSAPELGMELFDTTDVSAEATADHVERWIRARLPQPRGQVRPSGVSSQNS; translated from the coding sequence GTGGGTCTCGACCTGCGGATCTGCCCGGCGTGCGGCGACCGGGCAGACCGCCCGGTCGTCGCGGAGTCCGGCCTCACGTGCCGGGAGTGCGGGCACGAGTGGCCGTTCCGGAAGCTGCCGCTGTTCGCGCTGACGGGCCCGAGCGGCGCGGGCAAATCGACGCTCGGCCCCCTGCTGGCCGCGCGGTTCGACGGCGACGTCGTGGTGCTGGAGCAGGACATCCTCTGGACCGGCGCCCTGCGCGACGACGTCACGGCGTTCCGCGCGGTGTGGCTCCGGATGGCGGCGATGCTGCACCAGAACGGCCGTCCGGTCGTCCTGTGCGGAACGGTGGTGCCGCCGGAGTTCGAGCCGTTGCCGGAACGCGCGTTCTTCAGCGAGATCCACTACCTGGCGCTGGTGGGCACGCCGGAGTCGCTGACCCGGCGGCTCCGGGCGCGCCCGGCGTGGCGCGAGTGGGACGAGCCGCGGATCGCGGAGATGCTGGAGTTCACCGGCTGGCTCCGGAAGTCGGCGCCGGAGCTGGGAATGGAGCTCTTCGACACGACGGACGTCTCCGCGGAGGCGACCGCGGACCACGTCGAGCGGTGGATCCGCGCGCGGCTGCCTCAGCCGAGGGGCCAGGTGCGGCCGTCCGGGGTGTCGAGCCAGAACTCCTGA